One genomic region from Yarrowia lipolytica chromosome 1C, complete sequence encodes:
- a CDS encoding uncharacterized protein (Compare to YALI0C10142g, no similarity), with protein sequence MNSTTSAPIDSDQAPVPSDAPCERTPLLSGSSRPHRFSWWTHDSHPWFCEMPKYLLMVVAVVVFLGTVRGSILGVHDLMDNTTMVVKDTKIVDLIGKDGIAVAVRGELQMDFEVVEHDLARFLIKQGAKLLDHVVVQPTTMTITRVTFPNDTLPIYEQVTLVDVPQLNLNTSPSATNDIDTVVTLHDYDAYTIARLGELMLAGTPFTLSGTAKISLGRGWLRLGSYWITSQQTINQDIDQEDFVDYKLKGMRVFGEPGRLSVDAQVALKTSLVDQLDFPELKWDLFHKRCEADLSSGNSRKILVGQPQGDYVIVGEATSPAFHLHKGENEIQVRVDMKEGGEVLKECQEDEEKNKQAHRVGVLGRLSRLLSGSVSDPKFAQSSLGELDSDDGLKQRLSTLDKIMTAFINGNSSLYSTHLSPQQPRLPGPLTDTLSHFWALLDSPGLDRQESLLRNISFTHVSIASLSSGAVFIDADVETTILLPSNVQIQTEMLPFEVRGVNDLYYEGQLFARAHIQQWHDCESFQGLEGSQTVYNVKVQAKNVPVEVIDSSIFRKVASKLLWAGSVPILFNATVDALVETTVGNLTLEGMNILKETELNK encoded by the coding sequence ATGAACTCGACGACCAGTGCTCCGATCGACTCGGATCAAGCGCCAGTGCCTTCAGACGCCCCCTGTGAACGTACTCCGTTGCTTTCCGGCTCTTCCAGGCCCCACCGATTCTCGTGGTGGACTCATGACTCCCACCCGTGGTTTTGCGAGATGCCCAAGTATCTGCtcatggtggtggcggtggtggtgtttctGGGGACGGTGCGGGGCTCGATTCTGGGCGTGCACGACCTGATGGACAACACGACAATGGTGGTCAAAGACACAAAGATCGTGGACCTGATAGGCAAGGACGGAATCGCGGTAGCAGTCAGGGGAGAGCTGCAGATGGACtttgaggtggtggagcaTGACCTGGCGCGGTTTCTGATCAAGCAGGGcgccaagctgctggatcaTGTGGTGGTCCAACCCACAACCATGACCATTACACGTGTCACCTTCCCCAACGATACGTTGCCCATCTACGAGCAGGTGACTCTGGTGGATGTTCCGCAGCTGAATCTCAACACGTCTCCCAGCGCGACAAACGACATTGACACCGTGGTCACTCTCCATGATTACGACGCCTACACCATTGCTCGTCTTGGAGAGCTCATGCTTGCCGGCACGCCATTCACTCTTTCTGGAACTGCCAAAATCAGCCTGGGAAGAGGATGGCTGAGACTGGGCTCTTACTGGATCACCTCTCAGCAGACCATCAACCAGGACATTGACCAGGAGGACTTTGTCGACtacaagctcaagggcaTGCGGGTGTTTGGAGAGCCCGGGAGGCTGTCTGTGGACGCCCAGGTGGCTCTCAAGACGTCGCTGGTGGACCAGCTAGATTTCCCGGAGTTGAAATGGGACCTGTTTCACAAACGATGCGAGGCAGATTTGAGCAGTGGCAACAGCCGCAAGATTCTTGTGGGCCAGCCTCAAGGGGACTATGTGATTGTCGGCGAGGCCACCAGTCCTGCTTTTCATTTGCACAAGGGCGAGAATGAGATCCAGGTGAGAGTTGACATGAAGGAGGGCGGCGAGGTGTTGAAGGAGTGCCAagaggatgaggagaagaacaagCAGGCCCATCGGGTTGGAGTGCTCGGTAGACTTAGCAGACTCTTGTCTGGATCTGTCTCTGACCCCAAATTCGCCCAATCCAGCCTTGGCGAACTTGACTCCGACGATGGCCTCAAACAACGACTTTCCACTCTGGATAAAATTATGACGGCTTTCATCAATGGAAACTCGTcgctgtacagtacccaCCTATCTCCCCAGCAGCCCCGTCTTCCCGGACCTCTCACAGACACTCTTTCTCATTTCTGGGCGCTTCTAGACTCTCCTGGTCTTGACAGACAAGAGTCTCTACTGCGAAACATTTCGTTTACACATGTTTCCATTGCTTCTCTatcttctggagctgtgtTCATTGATGCAGATGTGGAGACGACCATTCTGTTGCCTTCCAATgtccagatccagaccgAGATGCTGCCATTTGAAGTACGAGGCGTGAATGACCTCTACTATGAGGGCCAGCTCTTTGCTCGAGCCCACATCCAACAATGGCATGACTGCGAGTCGTTCCAGGGCCTCGAGGGCTCCCAGACCGTGTACAATGTCAAGGTGCAGGCCAAGAACGTTCCCGTGGAGGTGATTGACAGCAGCATCTTCCGAAAGGTGGCCAGCAAGTTGTTGTGGGCGGGCTCTGTGCCAATCCTGTTCAATGCTACCGTGGATGCGCTGGTGGAGACAACTGTGGGCAATTTGACCCTGGAGGGGATGAATATTTTGAAGGAGACGGAACTCAACAAGTAG
- a CDS encoding uncharacterized protein (Compare to YALI0C10120g, no similarity) yields MLVTIVTVTSLPLHNDTDIDTDTDTDSDTSQNRHKHTIAAHMDFLLKDNSFQDYGIELARKAGSEIKTFATEELLRQWTDNVDDSVALPAPKPNSPLVMPFILLIKATFLVRDMAVFITNTIYAALVLPLDMSLVFLHFMASGMAGNTPQNSNILPLHLSRDVLWSGVPVSTGRGCRELTLPPSLVTVDSQGGQVIRDNSRSRVRFPSSGLMGALTRFFRRVPFFSRAFPQVQRVESTPSVDFHTAMGSLNDALNSQLIHRAAPVVVQKSNYSSL; encoded by the coding sequence ATGTTAGTTACAATAGTTACAGTTacttctcttcctcttcacAACGACACAGATATTGATACAGATACCGATACCGATAGTGATACCTCACAAaaccgacacaaacacacgaTCGCCGCCCACATGGATTTTTTACTCAAAGACAACTCCTTTCAAGACTATGGAATCGAGCTAGCTCGCAAGGCGGGTTCGGAAATCAAAACATTCGCCACCGAAGAACTGCTGCGTCAATGGACCGATAACGTGGATGATTCAGTAGCCCTACCGGCCCCGAAGCCCAACTCGCCGCTCGTGATGCCGTTTATCTTACTAATCAAAGCGACGTTCCTCGTCCGAGATATGGCTGTGTTCATCACAAACACCATCTACGCGGCTCTGGTGCTTCCTCTAGACATGTCGTTGGTGTTTCTGCACTTTATGGCATCGGGAATGGCCGGAAACACGCCCCAAAATTCCAACATCTTGCCGCTGCACCTCTCACGCGATGTTCTCTGGTCCGGAGTGCCCGTCAGCACAGGACGAGGGTGCAGAGAACTGACGCTGCCCCCATCTCTGGTCACGGTCGACTCTCAGGGCGGCCAAGTGATCCGGGACAACTCGCGGTCTCGTGTTCGTTTCCCCTCGTCGGGTCTGATGGGCGCCTTGACCCGATTTTTCCGACGAGTTCCATTTTTCTCCCGGGCTTTTCCGCAGGTTCAAAGGGTGGAGTCTACGCCGTCTGTTGATTTCCACACAGCAATGGGTTCTTTAAATGATGCACTGAACTCACAGTTGATCCACCGTGCTGCTCCCGTCGTTGTTCAGAAGAGTAATTATTCCAGTTTATAG
- a CDS encoding uncharacterized protein (Compare to YALI0C10208g, weakly similar to CA2947|IPF6298 Candida albicans unknown function) produces MASPLMALLPKDGKQHPELATLIGALNPLPTAKPGENPYQTGILSILEIPKTAAVGTGISKMLAKTKFYIGNDIPENVVKYAMTTQAAIFGDYPTSKDYAPCGVFIAVFAIIAMAHLYIWFRDRMKGHKFYLSFGLGMYGLLQVIGFALRLGWSKDVTRLNVGIASLVFNIASVLIVNIMNVILAHRIFTARHPETGSASWFNAIMNLIYLLVIGVLVMAIVAQVVPYLYYIDEKHYTMCKKVVRGASVLAMLIAFCGLPIIGLAYMFKPGALVFLGNKTSKHGGPVTTVSPTWIKSFGTFSYTSPPPRPIYRDQADGKGHAIRIMPVRTAEHPEAPSMTSNIMLILASSILLTAGTAMRCASTFIEEKAVPGEMNSIFKPVCLYLAFGLFEALANILYLVARVDLRFYIPDMAKKGTGPVDMEENLTDGKASPSHLEQAKSVSE; encoded by the coding sequence ATGGCATCTCCCCTGATGGCTCTGCTGCCTAAAGATGGCAAGCAGCACCCCGAGCTGGCGACGCTGATTGGCGCGCTGAACCCCCTTCCCACTGCCAAGCCCGGTGAGAATCCCTACCAGACGGGAATTCTGTCGATTCTGGAGATCCCCAAGACGGCGGCGGTCGGCACCGGTATTTCCAAGATGCTGGCGAAAACCAAGTTCTACATTGGCAACGACATTCCTGAAAACGTGGTCAAGTATGCCATGACCACCCAGGCGGCCATTTTCGGCGACTATCCCACCTCCAAGGACTACGCCCCCTGCGGTGTGTTTATTGCCGTCTTCGCCATCATCGCCATGGCCCACCTGTACATTTGGTTCCGCGACCGAATGAAGGGCCACAAGTTCTACCTGTCATTTGGTCTGGGCATGTATGGCCTGCTCCAGGTGATTGGATTTGCTCTGCGGCTCGGATGGTCCAAAGATGTGACCCGGCTCAACGTCGGCATTGCCTCGCTAGTCTTCAACATTGCCTCGGTGCTCATTGTCAACATCATGAATGTTATTTTGGCCCACCGAATCTTCACCGCCCGACATCCTGAGACGGGCTCTGCGTCGTGGTTTAACGCCATCATGAACCTCATCTACTTGCTCGTCATTGGAGTGCTCGTCATGGCCATTGTTGCCCAGGTGGTGCCTTACCTGTACTACATTGACGAAAAGCACTACACCATGTGCAAAAAGGTTGTTCGAGGAGCATCGGTTCTCGCCATGTTGATTGCCTTCTGCGGTCTGCCCATTATTGGCCTGGCATACATGTTCAAGCCTGGAGCCCTGGTGTTCCTCGGCAACAAGACTTCCAAGCATGGCGGTCCCGTGACTACCGTGTCGCCCACCTGGATCAAGTCATTTGGCACCTTTTCTTACACctcccctcctcctcgtcccaTTTACCGGGACCAGGCAGACGGCAAGGGCCACGCCATTCGAATCATGCCCGTGCGGACCGCCGAGCACCCCGAGGCTCCCTCCATGACCTCCAACATTATGCTGATTCTAGCGTCGTCCATTCTGCTGACCGCCGGTACCGCTATGCGATGTGCGTCCACTTTTattgaggagaaggccgtGCCCGGTGAGATGAACAGCATTTTCAAGCCTGTGTGTCTGTACCTGGCGTTTGGACTGTTTGAAGCGCTGGCCAACATTCTCTATCTGGTTGCGCGGGTCGATCTGCGATTCTACATTCCCgacatggccaagaagggcacTGGACCCGTTGATATGGAGGAGAATCTGACCGATGGCAAGGCCTCTCCCAGTCATCTGGAGCAGGCCAAGTCGGTCAGCGAGTAG
- a CDS encoding uncharacterized protein (Compare to YALI0C10135g, gnl|GLV|YALI0C10135g [Yarrowia lipolytica] similar to uniprot|Q12303 Saccharomyces cerevisiae Putative aspartyl protease YLR121C precursor) — translation MIQLLTLASLAPASLLEAPIGYHQVAGQNFNTVKLSVGSPAQSLTLVLDTGSSDTWMPAPNVSGALDSFDPTKSSTFAYRQPQQYFAMRYGDGAYAGGHWGSDTVSVGAAEVSGMSVAVVVDTNTEIGTFGLGPPELSSSLIPKFNQPTFSYDSFMDLLGRSSGGLSESSQSIFLDSARSTMVFSTWLAGSERTGVLTFGGYDKSRYHGELNWVPIVSGIHYQVQSETIAVNGDIYSHPGIYHIDTGAESLHLPQKLFELVVRQFGGAVTAGGMIPCNSSLPEGSITFRFGHGYISVPLSDLVNPLTFGGKPARDELDREICRFGAQPSSALVLGGAFLRSAYVVFDWEKQRIGLAQAKTTVGDSRDFVVVKRGLKGANSSTMGLPLQANEARGVDRSGLLMVVGMLFLFM, via the coding sequence ATGATCCAACTACTCACGCTCGCTTCTCTGGCCCCAGCGTCTCTTCTGGAGGCCCCCATTGGCTACCACCAAGTGGCCGGACAGAACTTCAACACCGTCAAACTATCAGTGGGCTCGCCGGCCCAATCGCTGACTCTGGTACTCGATACGGGATCTTCAGACACGTGGATGCCGGCCCCAAATGTGTCCGGCGCTCTCGATTCTTTCGACCCCACAAAATCATCAACATTTGCCTACAGACAACCCCAGCAGTATTTCGCCATGAGGTACGGGGACGGGGCCTACGCAGGGGGCCACTGGGGCAGTGATACCGTGTCGGTGGGTGCGGCGGAGGTCTCCGGCATGTCTGTCGCCGTTGTggtggacacaaacacagaaatTGGCACCTTTGGCCTTGGTCCGCCGGAGTTGTCGTCTTCTTTGATTCCCAAATTCAACCAGCCGACGTTTAGTTACGATAGTTTTATGGATTTGTTGGGGAGATCAAGTGGAGGATTGAGCGAGTCATCACAATCCATTTTCCTGGATTCAGCTCGTTCCACAATGGTATTTTCCACATGGCTGGCCGGCTCTGAACGCACCGGAGTGCTCACTTTTGGCGGTTATGACAAGAGTCGATACCACGGAGAACTGAACTGGGTGCCGATTGTTTCGGGAATTCATTATCAGGTCCAGAGCGAGACTATTGCAGTCAATGGCGACATCTATTCTCATCCTGGCATCTATCATATTGATACCGGGGCTGAGAGTCTTCATCTGCCGCAAAAGTTGTTTGAACTAGTCGTACGGCagtttggaggagccgtCACTGCCGGCGGCATGATTCCTTGCAATTCGTCTCTTCCCGAAGGCTCTATCACGTTCCGATTTGGCCACGGGTACATTTCTGTTCCGCTTTCCGACCTGGTCAACCCGCTCACTTTTGGAGGAAAACCAGCGCGGGACGAACTTGACCGCGAAATTTGTCGATTCGGAGCTCAGCCAAGCTCTGCCCTCGTTCTTGGAGGAGCCTTTTTGAGATCGGCATATGTGGTTTTCGACTGGGAAAAACAGAGAATTGGTCTGGCCCAGGCTAAGACGACCGTGGGAGATTCGAGAGATTTTGTGGTGGTCAAAAGGGGTCTGAAAGGCGCCAACAGTTCGACAATGGGTCTTCCCCTTCAGGCCAACGAAGCGAGAGGTGTCGATAGATCGGGTCTTCTTATGGTCGTTGGAATGTTGTTTCTTTTTATGTAA
- a CDS encoding uncharacterized protein (Compare to YALI0C10230g, highly similar to uniprot|P14832 Saccharomyces cerevisiae YDR155C Peptidyl-prolyl cis-trans isomerase (EC 5.2.1.8) (PPIase) (Rotamase)(Cyclophilin) (Cyclosporin A- binding protein) (CPH)(PPI-II)), producing MSNQVYFDVSADGQPLGRIEFKLYNDIVPKTAENFRALCTGEQGFGYANSIFHRVIPQFMLQGGDFTRHNGTGGKSIYGAKFPDENFEAKHTRPGLLSMANSGPNTNGSQFFVTTVPCPWLDGKHVVFGEVTNGMDVVKKIESFGSSSGATRAKISIDKSGEL from the coding sequence ATGTCCAACCAGGTTTACTTTGACGTGTCCGCCGACGGCCAGCCCCTGGGCCGAATCGAGTTCAAGCTGTACAACGACATTGTGCCCAAGACCGCCGAGAACTTCCGAGCTCTGTGCACCGGCGAGCAGGGCTTTGGCTACGCCAACTCCATCTTCCACCGAGTCATCCCCCAGTTCATGCTGCAGGGTGGAGACTTCACCCGACACAACGGAACCGGAGGCAAGTCCATCTACGGCGCCAAGTTCCCCGACGAGAACTTTGAGGCCAAGCACACCCGACCCGGTCTCCTGTCCATGGCCAACTCCGGCCCCAACACCAACGGCTCCCAGTTCTTCGTGACCACCGTCCCCTGCCCCTGGCTCGACGGCAAGCACGTTGTCTTCGGTGAGGTCACCAACGGTATGGACGTTGTCAAGAAGATCGAGTCCTTCGGCTCTTCTTCCGGCGCCACCCGAGCCAAGATCTCCATCGACAAGTCCGGTGAGCTCTAA
- a CDS encoding uncharacterized protein (Compare to YALI0C10098g, similar to Saccharomyces cerevisiae DID2 (YKR035W-A); ancestral locus Anc_1.249, similar to uniprot|P69771 Saccharomyces cerevisiae YKR035W-A class E vacuolar-protein sorting and endocytosis factor) → MSGLEKSLFQLKFTAKQLNRQANKAAKEEESEKAKVKKAIQQGNQDIAALYAQNAVRKRSERLNLLKLASRVESVASRVQTATTMRSVTGNMAQVVKGMDRAMESMNLEKISMVMEKFEQQFEDMDASASYMESATMAADSQARPQEEVDLLLQKVADEAGLELQHNMEAAPREIQAEAQVEDSLNERLRALRG, encoded by the exons atgtctgGGCTCGAAAAGTCGTTGTTCCAGCTGAAA TTCACTGCCAAACAGCTCAATCGTCaggccaacaaggccgccaaggaggaggaatcGGAAAAGGCCAAGGTCAAAAAGGCCATCCAGCAGGGCAACCAGGACATTGCTGCTCTGTACGCCCAGAATGCGGTGCGCAAGCGATCCGAGCGGCTCAACCTACTCAAGCTCGCGTCCCGAGTGGAGTCTGTGGCATCACGTGTGCAGACCGCCACGACCATGCGCTCTGTCACCGGCAACATGGCCCAGGTGGTCAAGGGAATGGACCGGGCGATGGAAAGTATGAATCTCGAAAAGATCAGCATGGTAATGGAAAAGTTTGAGCAGCAATTTGAGGACATGGACGCGAGCGCCAGTTACATGGAGAGCGCGACTATGGCTGCAGATTCGCAGGCCCGGCcccaggaggaggtggacctgctgctgcagaaggTGGCTGATGAGGCGGGTCTCGAGTTGCAGCACAACATGGAGGCGGCGCCCCGGGAGATCCAGGCTGAGGCCCAGGTAGAGGACTCGTTGAACGAGAGATTGCGAGCTCTGAGGGGGTAA